A window of the Rhodoluna limnophila genome harbors these coding sequences:
- a CDS encoding RNA polymerase-binding protein RbpA — MAQQTMRGMRLGTQSLESERGVNYSARSNHSYQCVNNHVSEMVFAADAEIPQTWQCKQCPEQATLLEDGKMIVLDASDDKTPRSHWEMLLERRTREELEEILQERLDYIRARRAGGQADL; from the coding sequence ATGGCACAGCAGACCATGCGCGGAATGCGCCTAGGTACCCAGAGTCTTGAAAGTGAACGCGGAGTCAACTACTCAGCTCGTTCAAACCACTCTTACCAGTGTGTAAACAACCACGTTTCTGAGATGGTTTTTGCAGCTGACGCAGAAATTCCTCAGACCTGGCAGTGCAAGCAGTGCCCAGAGCAGGCAACCCTTTTGGAAGACGGCAAGATGATTGTTCTTGACGCTTCGGATGACAAAACCCCACGTTCTCACTGGGAGATGCTGCTGGAACGCCGCACCCGCGAAGAACTTGAAGAGATTCTTCAGGAGCGCTTGGACTACATCCGTGCACGCCGTGCCGGTGGTCAAGCAGACCTGTAA
- a CDS encoding DEAD/DEAH box helicase, whose amino-acid sequence MSEIELSAAERFALAKKKAKAPSLDSFLKLLDFPLDDFQEKSCLALAAGKGVLVAAPTGAGKTIIGEFAIHLAIEKNLKVFYTTPIKALSNQKYAELVKRYGAERVGLLTGDTNQNSDAQIVVMTTEVLRNMIYANSNALISLGFVVMDEVHYLADRFRGAVWEEVILHLPKDVKIVSLSATVSNAEEFGAWLDEVRGDTEIIVSEIRPVPLNQHVLFGDELIELFDDQGKDVRVNPELAQMHASKMRQPINRPQRGKKVSYHEARAQQARIPRISKPEIVDILDEAELLPAIFFIFSRVGCEAAVKACQSSSIRLTTTEEKQEIRRVVEEKCYNIADEDLATLGYFEWLSGLERGVAAHHAGMLPAFKEVVEELFLRKLVKVVFATETLALGINMPARTVVLERLDKFNGEGRVQITPGEYTQLTGRAGRRGIDTQGHSVIQWSANMDPNNVAGLASKRTYPLVSPFRPTYNMAVNLIEAFGRERAREVLETSFAQFQADRSVVGLARGIREKQVSLDGYAKAMECHKGDFVEYATIRREISDLERALAASRVRADRGKDIRQSKGRHLQEQRLNQLKRDMRSHACHSCQDREAHARWGERWFKLQRELEGILNQIEGRTNQVAKTFDRICGMLADLNYIAPDQEGDYDVLDAGRTLARIYGERDLLISECLREGVWKNLDAPSLAAVAASLVYEARRDEEWEPRVPKGNFAEVIETTQDIWHELEELSRHHKLRQTPPLDLSLALPIHRWASGARLDTVLDSADLLAGDFIRWTKQIIDLLDQIAQTADSGLAETAKLAVTKVKRGIVAYSYYG is encoded by the coding sequence GTGAGTGAAATCGAGTTGAGTGCGGCCGAAAGGTTTGCCCTCGCCAAAAAGAAGGCTAAGGCGCCATCGCTGGATAGTTTTCTAAAACTGTTGGATTTTCCACTCGATGACTTTCAGGAGAAGTCCTGTTTGGCTCTGGCCGCCGGTAAAGGCGTTCTGGTTGCTGCGCCGACCGGAGCCGGAAAGACCATCATCGGTGAGTTTGCAATTCACCTGGCCATCGAAAAGAACCTGAAGGTCTTTTACACCACGCCCATTAAGGCCCTGAGCAATCAAAAGTATGCCGAACTCGTCAAACGATACGGCGCCGAACGGGTCGGACTGCTTACCGGCGACACCAATCAGAATTCAGACGCCCAAATTGTGGTTATGACCACAGAGGTGTTGCGAAACATGATTTACGCAAACTCGAATGCACTAATCAGCCTGGGCTTTGTCGTGATGGATGAGGTCCACTATCTTGCCGACCGCTTCCGAGGTGCTGTCTGGGAAGAAGTTATTCTCCACCTTCCAAAAGACGTCAAAATTGTGTCACTCAGCGCCACGGTGTCGAACGCCGAGGAATTCGGTGCCTGGCTTGACGAGGTTCGCGGGGACACAGAAATTATCGTTTCTGAAATCCGACCGGTCCCACTCAACCAGCACGTACTCTTTGGCGACGAACTCATCGAGTTGTTCGATGATCAGGGTAAAGACGTACGAGTCAACCCAGAACTAGCTCAAATGCATGCCTCAAAGATGCGGCAGCCGATAAACCGACCTCAGCGAGGCAAGAAAGTCTCGTACCACGAAGCCCGCGCCCAGCAAGCACGAATTCCTAGAATTTCGAAGCCTGAAATAGTCGATATTCTTGACGAGGCAGAGCTACTACCGGCGATCTTCTTTATCTTCTCCCGAGTTGGCTGTGAGGCTGCGGTGAAGGCTTGCCAAAGCAGCTCGATTCGCCTAACGACAACTGAAGAAAAGCAAGAAATCCGCCGGGTAGTAGAAGAAAAGTGCTACAACATTGCCGATGAGGACCTCGCTACCCTTGGTTACTTTGAGTGGCTTAGCGGATTGGAGCGGGGCGTCGCCGCGCACCACGCAGGTATGTTGCCGGCGTTCAAAGAGGTTGTCGAAGAACTCTTTCTACGCAAGTTAGTCAAGGTGGTTTTTGCGACTGAGACCTTGGCACTGGGCATAAACATGCCGGCTCGAACCGTGGTTCTTGAGCGCCTGGATAAATTCAACGGCGAGGGCCGAGTCCAAATCACACCGGGGGAGTACACCCAATTGACCGGTCGCGCTGGTCGTCGAGGTATCGACACTCAGGGACATTCGGTCATTCAGTGGAGTGCGAACATGGACCCAAACAACGTTGCGGGTCTTGCCAGCAAGCGCACCTATCCGTTGGTGAGCCCATTCCGACCTACCTACAACATGGCTGTAAACCTGATTGAGGCATTTGGTCGCGAGCGAGCAAGAGAAGTGCTCGAAACCTCTTTCGCCCAATTTCAAGCTGACCGCTCGGTGGTTGGTTTGGCAAGAGGAATCCGCGAAAAGCAGGTTTCTCTGGATGGTTATGCCAAGGCAATGGAGTGCCACAAGGGCGATTTCGTTGAGTACGCCACTATTCGACGCGAAATCAGCGACCTAGAGCGCGCTTTGGCGGCCAGCCGAGTTCGCGCAGATCGAGGCAAAGACATTCGCCAGAGCAAAGGTCGCCACCTTCAAGAACAGCGCCTCAATCAGCTGAAGCGCGACATGCGATCTCACGCCTGTCACAGTTGTCAGGATCGCGAAGCCCACGCCAGGTGGGGCGAGCGTTGGTTCAAACTGCAGCGTGAGCTGGAGGGTATCCTCAACCAGATCGAGGGGCGCACCAATCAGGTTGCGAAAACCTTCGACCGCATCTGCGGAATGCTGGCGGACCTAAATTACATCGCTCCTGACCAAGAAGGAGATTACGACGTCCTGGACGCTGGTCGAACCTTGGCCCGCATCTACGGCGAGCGCGACCTGCTGATTTCAGAGTGTCTGCGCGAAGGTGTTTGGAAGAACTTGGATGCACCGTCACTGGCCGCCGTGGCAGCATCTCTGGTCTATGAGGCCAGACGAGATGAAGAGTGGGAACCTAGGGTTCCAAAGGGAAATTTTGCTGAGGTAATTGAAACTACGCAGGATATTTGGCACGAACTCGAGGAACTATCTCGCCACCACAAGTTGCGCCAAACGCCACCGTTGGACCTAAGCCTGGCGTTGCCAATCCATCGATGGGCAAGCGGCGCACGCCTGGATACGGTGCTAGACAGCGCTGACTTGCTGGCCGGTGACTTTATCCGTTGGACCAAGCAAATCATTGACCTGCTCGATCAAATTGCCCAAACCGCAGATTCAGGTCTTGCGGAAACAGCAAAACTTGCTGTCACTAAAGTCAAACGCGGCATCGTCGCCTATTCCTACTACGGATAA
- the lnt gene encoding apolipoprotein N-acyltransferase: MAPKHILYRLARVWRVLAALVGGLLSSLAMPREGIWPLIFASVALLVLSVHNLRFRAALGIGFIGGLTYYLSQIEWLSLYLGPVPWLALSVLEAAIFAGGLAVLALVWRWLDETLSASAWKPILTALALALVWTAREWVAISLPYGGFPWSRLAQTQSESILSKWVYVGGLGWLTFLVALVGAALAVFVATNFKGRVRFSWVTPAAASLLVLALPLAILLPTEPENGTLVVGSVQGNAKAGLFANTERGTILNNHLDATELLKEHPRFNELDLVVWPENASDLSPFRDVTASQQISHLVDEELGVPLVFGTITERGEKLFNSSILWEPLTGPVDYYDKQRPVPFAEYVPDRDFWYQLAPDLIGLISRGYSFGERDGIYELAQGPVGTLICFEIAIDDIGRNLVNQGAQVILSQTNNADFGFSDETFQQAAFAKLRAIETGRAVVNVSTVGVTAVYGPDGQTLDQLETFTAGAMVTEVPLRTSLTPGVAVGGAVDLAINLLASLLTVLAIAHRYRTRKPKELA, from the coding sequence ATGGCCCCTAAGCACATCTTGTATCGCCTAGCTCGGGTTTGGCGCGTGCTTGCTGCCCTCGTGGGCGGTCTGCTGTCCAGCCTGGCAATGCCGAGGGAGGGCATCTGGCCACTGATTTTTGCATCGGTTGCCCTACTCGTACTGTCCGTTCACAACTTACGCTTCAGGGCAGCGCTTGGTATCGGTTTCATCGGAGGATTGACCTATTACCTGAGCCAAATCGAGTGGCTGAGCCTATATCTAGGTCCGGTACCATGGCTGGCGCTTTCAGTTCTAGAGGCAGCGATTTTTGCGGGCGGTCTGGCAGTGCTGGCGTTGGTGTGGCGTTGGCTTGACGAGACCCTATCGGCATCTGCCTGGAAGCCTATTCTCACCGCCTTGGCACTGGCCCTGGTCTGGACTGCCCGAGAGTGGGTGGCTATCAGCCTGCCCTACGGAGGCTTTCCTTGGAGTCGACTGGCACAAACTCAATCGGAGTCAATTCTTTCTAAGTGGGTTTATGTCGGCGGCTTGGGGTGGCTGACATTTCTCGTTGCGTTGGTTGGGGCTGCATTGGCTGTATTTGTCGCCACAAACTTTAAAGGCCGAGTGCGGTTCAGTTGGGTTACACCTGCAGCTGCCTCACTTTTAGTACTGGCGCTACCACTGGCCATTTTGTTGCCGACCGAACCTGAAAACGGGACCCTTGTGGTGGGAAGTGTGCAGGGAAATGCCAAAGCTGGTCTGTTTGCCAACACTGAGCGGGGGACTATCCTCAACAACCATCTCGATGCAACTGAGCTTTTGAAGGAGCACCCTCGATTCAATGAGCTGGACCTAGTGGTTTGGCCAGAGAACGCTTCAGATCTGAGCCCATTCAGAGATGTCACGGCAAGTCAGCAGATTAGCCATCTTGTTGATGAGGAACTAGGTGTTCCTCTAGTTTTTGGAACCATAACGGAGCGCGGTGAGAAGCTCTTCAACAGTTCCATCCTTTGGGAGCCACTCACCGGACCGGTGGACTACTACGATAAACAGCGCCCCGTTCCGTTTGCCGAGTATGTGCCTGACCGTGACTTCTGGTACCAATTGGCCCCGGATCTAATTGGGTTGATTTCTCGCGGATACTCGTTTGGCGAGCGTGACGGCATCTACGAGTTGGCTCAGGGGCCAGTTGGCACCCTGATTTGCTTTGAGATTGCGATTGATGACATCGGACGCAACCTAGTCAATCAAGGGGCCCAGGTAATACTTTCCCAGACCAACAACGCAGACTTTGGTTTCAGTGACGAGACTTTTCAGCAGGCAGCATTTGCCAAACTCAGGGCTATCGAAACCGGTCGGGCAGTTGTAAACGTGTCGACCGTTGGCGTCACTGCCGTTTATGGACCGGATGGGCAAACCCTCGACCAACTAGAAACTTTCACCGCCGGCGCGATGGTTACCGAAGTTCCTCTTCGGACCAGCCTTACACCTGGGGTCGCTGTTGGGGGAGCAGTAGACCTGGCAATCAATCTTTTGGCATCTCTGCTGACCGTCTTGGCTATCGCTCACCGTTACCGCACTAGAAAACCAAAGGAGTTAGCTTGA
- the trpD gene encoding anthranilate phosphoribosyltransferase: protein MTSALTWPSILTKLIDRTDLTRAESSWVMGQFLGGETPEPVMAGFMTAMRAKGETVAELSGLVDAMLLNSVKLDTGSDAVDIVGTGGDLIGTVNISSMASIVVASAGIPVLKHGSRSASGKTGSSEMLEALGIRLDQTPEQVAEVFRKVGITFFFAPVFHPAMRFVGPVRKALGVPTTFNFLGPLANPVQPIATSLGVSNATMAPLLAQELAARGRTGLVFRGNDGLDELSTVADSQIWQVVGGEVQQFGLQPTKLGLAKANVDSLLGGDAVQNAAVARDLFAGESSGNLGAIKDIVLLNAAGGVVAYELAKDPSRSDVSLELRFEDALQKVTTALESGAAAEKVADWVAATA, encoded by the coding sequence ATGACCTCAGCATTGACCTGGCCTTCGATTTTGACCAAACTGATCGACCGAACCGATCTAACTCGAGCAGAATCCAGCTGGGTCATGGGTCAATTTCTTGGGGGAGAGACACCTGAACCAGTGATGGCCGGATTCATGACGGCCATGCGCGCCAAGGGAGAAACCGTGGCTGAACTTTCTGGTCTGGTCGACGCCATGCTGCTCAATTCGGTCAAGCTCGATACTGGTTCTGACGCAGTGGATATTGTTGGAACCGGGGGAGACCTCATCGGGACCGTGAACATTTCCAGCATGGCTTCGATTGTGGTTGCCAGTGCCGGAATTCCGGTCCTCAAGCACGGTTCACGTTCTGCATCAGGCAAGACCGGCTCTTCTGAGATGCTCGAGGCATTGGGTATCCGGTTAGACCAAACTCCCGAACAGGTTGCAGAGGTTTTCAGAAAAGTGGGCATCACTTTCTTCTTTGCTCCGGTTTTTCACCCAGCCATGCGCTTCGTTGGTCCGGTGCGCAAGGCGCTTGGCGTGCCAACCACATTCAACTTTTTAGGTCCGCTGGCCAACCCAGTCCAACCAATTGCAACTTCACTCGGTGTTTCAAATGCCACCATGGCGCCTCTTTTGGCGCAGGAGTTAGCAGCGCGCGGCCGTACCGGCTTGGTATTTAGAGGCAACGATGGCCTCGATGAACTCTCAACCGTTGCTGACAGCCAAATTTGGCAGGTAGTCGGGGGAGAGGTGCAGCAATTTGGGCTTCAACCGACAAAACTTGGCTTGGCCAAGGCTAATGTCGATTCGCTACTTGGCGGGGATGCCGTTCAGAACGCTGCCGTTGCTCGTGACCTGTTTGCCGGGGAATCCAGTGGAAACTTGGGTGCGATTAAGGACATCGTTTTGCTTAACGCAGCCGGTGGCGTGGTTGCCTACGAATTGGCCAAAGATCCATCCCGAAGCGATGTTTCATTGGAGCTTCGATTTGAAGACGCACTCCAGAAAGTGACCACAGCCCTAGAAAGCGGCGCAGCGGCTGAAAAAGTTGCTGATTGGGTCGCTGCAACAGCGTAG
- a CDS encoding NUDIX hydrolase has product MRPGQHRETARVILVDDENRFFLLLTHFDPEVGLPPRWITPGGGIDFGETPLEAAVRELSEETGIKLAPEDLGDQIWQTSGTWTWADGNQHTYVDYFYSHRVSNFELETTGWTDDERRDVLEHRWWSVDELIASGELVGPHGLVSFLRNHF; this is encoded by the coding sequence ATGAGACCCGGACAACACCGTGAAACGGCCCGTGTAATTCTTGTGGACGATGAAAATCGATTCTTCCTGTTGCTCACCCATTTTGATCCTGAGGTCGGTTTGCCACCTAGATGGATAACTCCGGGTGGCGGGATTGACTTTGGTGAGACGCCATTAGAGGCCGCCGTGCGTGAACTTAGCGAAGAAACTGGCATCAAGCTGGCTCCAGAAGACCTCGGAGATCAAATTTGGCAAACATCGGGAACCTGGACCTGGGCTGACGGAAATCAGCACACGTATGTGGATTATTTCTATAGCCATCGGGTTTCGAACTTTGAACTTGAGACAACCGGCTGGACTGATGACGAGCGCCGAGATGTCTTAGAACACCGATGGTGGAGCGTTGACGAACTAATTGCCTCTGGCGAGTTAGTTGGACCACACGGGTTGGTTTCCTTTTTGCGCAACCACTTTTGA
- a CDS encoding twin-arginine translocase TatA/TatE family subunit, with amino-acid sequence MRLQGWEWIIILVIVMLLWGGPKLPGLAKSLAQSLRIFKKEIKSDDTTTGANGEGTKPETK; translated from the coding sequence ATGCGACTACAAGGCTGGGAATGGATCATCATCCTCGTCATCGTCATGTTGTTGTGGGGCGGACCGAAACTTCCGGGTTTGGCAAAGAGCCTCGCGCAGTCACTGCGTATTTTCAAAAAAGAAATTAAGAGCGATGACACCACCACTGGCGCCAACGGCGAGGGCACAAAGCCTGAAACCAAATAG
- the tatC gene encoding twin-arginine translocase subunit TatC: MARKRNPEGKMNLGGHLKELRKRLFWSSLFILGGTVVGWIIFEPVFQVLQGPIVELAAERGINATLNIGTVAGAFDLQLQVSIFLGIMLTSPIWLYNLWAFITPGLKQKERRYTLGFLFSAIPLFAAGCWLAWISLPSFVATLIGFTPTGTANVINANEYILFTIRILLVFGIAFVLPVVLVLLNFAGLLTTKNILNSWRIAVFVIALIAALATPTADPMSMFLVMIPLVALYFLAAAVTAINDKRRAKRDAKIETELTETL; encoded by the coding sequence ATGGCTAGAAAGCGCAACCCCGAGGGCAAGATGAACCTCGGAGGTCACCTCAAGGAACTAAGAAAACGACTGTTCTGGTCGTCGCTGTTTATTCTTGGCGGAACCGTTGTCGGCTGGATAATTTTTGAGCCAGTTTTTCAGGTATTGCAAGGCCCAATTGTTGAACTCGCAGCCGAGCGCGGCATCAACGCAACTCTGAATATTGGCACTGTAGCCGGAGCCTTTGACCTTCAACTGCAGGTGTCTATCTTCCTCGGCATCATGCTCACCAGCCCAATTTGGCTCTACAACCTTTGGGCATTCATCACCCCAGGGCTTAAGCAAAAAGAGCGTCGCTACACACTAGGTTTTCTATTCAGTGCCATTCCGCTTTTTGCTGCGGGATGTTGGCTTGCCTGGATTTCGCTGCCGAGCTTTGTGGCTACTTTGATTGGCTTTACACCTACCGGCACAGCAAACGTGATCAACGCCAACGAATACATTCTCTTCACGATTCGCATCTTGTTAGTTTTCGGCATTGCCTTTGTTCTTCCGGTCGTTCTAGTGCTGCTCAACTTTGCCGGGTTACTGACTACAAAAAACATCTTGAACTCCTGGCGGATCGCCGTATTTGTCATTGCGCTGATTGCCGCGCTGGCGACCCCAACCGCCGACCCAATGTCGATGTTTTTGGTCATGATTCCTCTGGTTGCGCTCTATTTCTTAGCCGCCGCAGTAACAGCGATAAATGACAAACGACGTGCCAAACGGGACGCCAAAATCGAAACAGAATTGACGGAAACCCTGTGA
- a CDS encoding glycerophosphodiester phosphodiesterase family protein has product MSSSLHGKTPAFQILAHRGLITEDSPHENTIAAFQAALAAGADIIETDVRATSDGVALVFHDADLLRFTGQKIRIGRQPFSMLKSHLGAVGVQLHSLEEVLLTFPSARFNIDVKDIRAASAVAEVVNRHSAADRVLITSFRKRRRAAALRSISNPVQSSASATELLVIYLLIKLRLGRLLPVFFGSLTALQIPRSSGLLRFDSAGFIRAVQQAGLEVHYWTINSPDEMSELLDLGANGLVTDRCDLAVNIRQNRL; this is encoded by the coding sequence ATGAGTTCGAGTCTGCACGGTAAAACGCCAGCCTTCCAGATATTGGCGCACCGAGGGCTCATCACTGAAGATTCACCGCACGAGAACACCATCGCAGCTTTTCAGGCGGCTCTGGCTGCAGGTGCCGACATTATCGAAACCGATGTGCGCGCTACATCTGACGGTGTTGCGTTGGTTTTTCACGATGCCGACCTTTTGCGATTCACCGGTCAGAAGATCCGGATTGGCCGGCAGCCTTTTTCGATGCTAAAAAGCCACTTGGGCGCTGTAGGTGTTCAATTGCACTCACTTGAAGAGGTATTGCTGACCTTTCCTTCGGCTCGATTCAACATCGATGTCAAGGATATTCGTGCGGCGTCAGCGGTTGCCGAAGTCGTCAATCGTCATTCCGCTGCTGATCGGGTGCTGATCACCTCGTTTCGAAAAAGGCGCCGGGCAGCGGCGCTTCGGTCAATTTCAAATCCAGTTCAATCCTCGGCAAGTGCAACCGAGCTTTTGGTCATTTATCTGCTGATAAAACTCAGACTCGGCCGCTTATTGCCGGTGTTTTTTGGCTCGTTGACTGCCCTGCAAATTCCTCGCTCCAGTGGACTCCTCCGGTTTGACAGCGCTGGATTTATACGGGCGGTTCAGCAGGCTGGGCTAGAAGTGCACTACTGGACCATCAACTCCCCTGATGAAATGAGCGAATTGCTCGATCTCGGTGCCAATGGGCTGGTCACCGATAGATGTGATTTGGCTGTGAATATCCGTCAAAACAGGCTGTGA
- a CDS encoding polyprenol monophosphomannose synthase → MRTLVLMPTFNEIESLAHSVAELREVCPQVDLLIIDDNSPDGTGHLADRLAAKDPQISVLHRSEKGGLGAAYLSGFGLAIDRGYEIVIEMDADGSHRAIDLPKILEKAQTADLVIGSRWIPGGAVVNWPAHRKAISKIGNLYANLMLRTGIKDMTAGFRAFNVEFLKGLNLEGIAARGYAFQVEMALRSKRAGGEVVEVPITFVERTLGSSKMTTAIVLEALWLVTKWGFYRSA, encoded by the coding sequence TTGAGAACTTTGGTTTTGATGCCAACCTTCAATGAAATCGAAAGCTTGGCACACTCGGTTGCCGAGCTTCGCGAAGTTTGCCCGCAGGTTGACCTGCTAATCATCGATGACAATAGCCCCGATGGCACCGGACACCTGGCTGATCGCCTTGCCGCCAAAGATCCACAGATTTCTGTGCTGCACCGCTCTGAAAAAGGCGGTTTGGGCGCCGCTTACCTTTCGGGATTCGGCTTGGCGATTGATAGAGGCTATGAGATTGTCATCGAGATGGACGCTGATGGTAGTCATCGGGCAATTGATTTGCCGAAAATTTTGGAGAAAGCCCAAACAGCCGACCTAGTAATCGGCTCTCGTTGGATTCCTGGGGGAGCGGTGGTCAACTGGCCAGCACACCGAAAAGCTATTTCTAAAATCGGCAACCTCTATGCAAACCTGATGCTAAGAACCGGCATCAAGGACATGACCGCAGGATTCCGCGCATTTAATGTTGAATTCCTGAAGGGGCTGAACCTGGAAGGCATTGCCGCACGCGGATACGCTTTTCAAGTTGAAATGGCCCTAAGGTCAAAGCGCGCCGGGGGAGAAGTAGTCGAAGTTCCAATCACATTTGTAGAACGCACACTGGGTTCCTCAAAAATGACAACAGCCATAGTGCTCGAGGCACTATGGCTGGTCACCAAGTGGGGTTTTTACAGGTCTGCTTGA
- a CDS encoding cytochrome c oxidase subunit 3 yields the protein MTTLSAPVINRPSSTSVGTIVWLGSEVMFFAGLFAMYFSLRANSPEIWAHDTAILNVPFALVNTIILVASSFTAQFGVFAAERLQPRATGWSPAKWGVAEWFMLSYFLGAIFVAGQVWEYATLISEGVALNSNSYGSAFYITTGFHALHVTGGLVAFLLIIGRTYAAKKYGHYEATSAIVVSYYWHFVDVVWIGLFLIVYVLK from the coding sequence ATGACGACCTTAAGCGCACCTGTCATTAACCGCCCAAGTTCAACCTCGGTTGGAACAATCGTTTGGCTTGGAAGCGAGGTGATGTTCTTTGCTGGCCTTTTCGCGATGTACTTCAGCCTTCGCGCAAACTCGCCTGAAATCTGGGCTCACGACACAGCGATCCTGAACGTCCCGTTCGCTCTGGTAAACACCATCATCTTGGTCGCCTCATCTTTCACCGCTCAGTTCGGTGTTTTTGCTGCTGAGCGCCTTCAGCCACGTGCCACCGGTTGGTCACCAGCCAAGTGGGGTGTGGCCGAGTGGTTCATGCTCAGCTACTTCTTGGGCGCAATCTTCGTGGCCGGTCAGGTCTGGGAGTACGCCACCTTGATCTCCGAGGGTGTCGCTCTCAACTCAAACTCTTACGGCAGCGCCTTCTACATCACCACCGGATTCCACGCACTTCACGTAACCGGCGGTCTAGTCGCGTTTCTGCTAATCATCGGCCGCACCTACGCAGCCAAGAAGTACGGACACTACGAGGCGACCAGTGCCATCGTGGTTTCTTACTACTGGCACTTCGTTGACGTGGTCTGGATCGGCCTGTTCCTTATCGTTTACGTTTTGAAATAA
- a CDS encoding c-type cytochrome, with the protein MAFMKNKGSRRSPFAAVLVMAAGLALTGGGYAAATAAVEQVKPASAVASAAQVEEGRKLFLANCASCHGKAAEGSAAGPSLIGVGAASVDFQVGTGRMPGQASGPQLEAKKVQFTQEQIDSLAAYVASLAPGPAVPTEEMLAADGDATRGGELFRINCAMCHNAVGAGGALTEGKFAPALKGVESKHIYEAMVTGPQNMPVFNDANLTPEDKKDIITYLKYVEENPSAGGYELANLGPVVEGLFAWVFVLGLIIAITIWLGAKSN; encoded by the coding sequence ATGGCTTTCATGAAAAACAAGGGCTCGCGACGCAGCCCATTTGCTGCCGTTCTAGTAATGGCGGCTGGTCTTGCTCTAACCGGTGGTGGCTACGCAGCTGCTACAGCAGCGGTCGAGCAGGTCAAGCCAGCATCTGCTGTGGCCAGCGCCGCTCAGGTCGAAGAAGGCCGCAAGCTCTTTTTGGCTAACTGTGCCAGCTGTCACGGTAAGGCTGCTGAAGGTTCTGCAGCTGGTCCAAGCCTGATTGGCGTTGGAGCAGCTTCGGTCGACTTCCAGGTGGGCACGGGTCGTATGCCTGGCCAGGCTTCAGGTCCCCAGCTAGAGGCCAAGAAGGTCCAGTTCACACAGGAGCAGATCGACTCACTGGCTGCCTACGTAGCCTCACTGGCTCCTGGGCCTGCTGTTCCGACCGAAGAAATGCTTGCCGCTGACGGCGATGCAACTCGCGGTGGCGAGCTGTTCCGCATCAACTGTGCAATGTGCCACAACGCCGTTGGTGCTGGTGGAGCACTAACCGAGGGTAAGTTTGCTCCAGCCCTGAAGGGTGTTGAGTCGAAGCACATTTACGAGGCCATGGTTACCGGTCCACAGAACATGCCTGTGTTCAATGACGCAAACCTGACTCCAGAAGACAAAAAAGACATCATCACTTACTTGAAGTACGTGGAAGAAAACCCATCAGCCGGTGGTTATGAACTAGCGAACCTTGGTCCTGTTGTTGAGGGTCTGTTTGCTTGGGTATTTGTTTTGGGTCTGATCATCGCCATCACCATCTGGCTTGGCGCAAAGTCAAACTAA